TGGCTCCAGAGTCTTTCATCTTACTATTTTATCTCCCTAAAACCAGAGGTTTAGAATACAGAAATTGCTGAAACAGCCCCTTTccaatttgcatttttttcttgtccagTTTTAATCTATGTGAGCTAACACCACTGACTCAAATTCCTGTTTTTTTGTTCCCACCATCATGTATTTACATAGATCAATTACAACCTCTCCCACGCATCATGTTTTGCTATGataaaacatctttttgttttatatagaAAGCTCTCTCTGGAAATGCTGTAGCTGCTGGTCTGAATTATGAAACAAAGGTGGTCTGAATACCATACAGAAATCCAAAGACAGTCTCACCAGGTTTCTCTTATACCAGCTTTTCCAGCTTCGTCCCCCCCTACAAAAGTAGTAGGTGATGGAATTGTCTGAAAAAACAACTTGCATATTCTCTCACCCATATCACACCAGTGGCTCAGTTACTGGGGAATCAATTATTGTAGGTTTTTCCTATCTTCTGATATTTCCAGCTGAGAAGATCCCAAATTGTGACAACAAGGATTATCTTCTAATCATTCAAGACTGAAACATACCGTATTAAATTTCATCTTATTTCAATTCTTCTAGTATATCACTACTATATACTGATCCTGATCAACACTGACAATGCCTTCAGCATAAGGCACCACCTATCAGCTTGGATATGAATTCATTAATcctaaaatacagcatttctgtttaaacTACCAATGCAGATTAAGCACAACCATTTGAAAAGCatgttgtaaaagaaaaatggcaacTAATGTCTTACCTTGTCCTAAGAGCCACCCAAGCAGCATCAATGTCAGCATACAGATTCTTCTCTGTTGGCTTCCCAGAACTTGCACCATATCCAGAATAATCATATGAGAATATGTTGCAATTAATCCGTGAACCCAGTCCTATGTAAAAGCTGCTCATCTGACCTAAGTCAACAGCATTTCCATGTGAGAAGAGCAACGTGTACTTGGCGTTAGGTGAGCAACGCACAAACATACAGGCAATCCTGTTACCTTTACTTGTTCTAGTCATGAAGCACTCAATGGCATCTTTTTCTCTAGAAGAATATTGCCAGTCTGCTCGCTCTGAGAGATGTAAAGTCCAGCGACTACCACTCTCATCACACATCAGTGTGTACGTGGGATCAGGAGGTAAGAATGCTAGTTTGGAGGCAATTTTCCCTGGGCATGGTGGACAACAGAACAGGCAACACAGTTCACTAAAGGAAAGATTATTCATCTTCTAGTCTGAAACAAGAAGAGAGAATGGTATCAGTTTCTAGTTACAAtcctatatataaaaaaaagaaaacctcatgGAAAACGCAAACCTAACCTCTCTAGAAAATAATATGTAATTTTAGTGGAAACATTGaacaaaacagtttaaatatatatgcagaTTTTTATGTAATagcttgttttttattattagctactttaaaatagcatattattaaagaaaagtGATAACTCTAAAGCCCTGTGAGAGATTAAAATATGACTACCCAGGAAAAGAATAAGCATGAGTTTTGGATTTTCTTTGGAGGAAATGAAGCCCCTCATCTTAAGCCATTTGGAGAAGTGTTCATCCCGTTGACAAATACATATGTTATaaagaacaattaaaatatGTTGCAGTGTTTGGAGGATACTACGGCTATGCAGATCTCTGCAGCCAAAAATCACTACAGCGCTTCCTAAATACAGAGAATATATATTGCAGTCATGAGTTATGGGCTCCTGCAAGCAGTATCAGCAGTATAAAAGGTCAAAACTTAGAAGGCAAAACAAGATGCTTCTGCTGGCTTAGCAAACACTGTAGACCTTCAGTACACTTAAATCCAGCCATAAACTCTTCCTTGCTCCACATACTGGCTTACATAAGTGTTTCCAAACCCTTCAAAGACATTATTAGCTAAGGTTTCCTGTATTGCAGATAGGAATTGGGATTATATTAATGATACGACTATTTTTATTCCATGctttaacaaaaacatcccaaaCCAAATGCTCAATCACAGATATTTGGCAAATCATTATAATCTATACTACTAATTCAAAGCATTGATTAACAAAGtggtgagaggaaaaaagtaaaaagacaCATACACATAAAGCAAGCTAGGTAAAGATACAGTTGCCCTGAAAAGCAAGCATTGTGTCCTCTTAATGTACACAGGGAGAAGGGGGTGGGAATCATCCTTTGTCATGacaatactttttttcagaggtaGGAGGAATGATGAAGTCTGCCAAAAGCCATGctgaaaaccagcacacccaAGATAAGCATTTATACTGCTTTCCTTGTCTTAAGGCATCTGACGCTTCATCTCAACTTAAACAACCTTTTCATCCCAAATCTATCTACAGGTCTCAAGCTCAGTTCCTGGCAGGCCACCGAGCACAGAAACACTTTTACAGTTTCATGTACCAGTTTTGACTGCTGGATCCAAGTTTACAAATGGGAACAAAACCAAGCTGATTTCTGATGTCTACAGTCCCATgtcatttcagaaatacttggGTAATCCAACAAGAATATCTTACAGCTTACTATAATACTTGGTGATATTTAGATCATATTTCAAAGTTTGTCCTCTAACTTGTACACATGCATAGTTTTCATGCCTGTATAAATTTATCTGGGATAAATTTATCTGGGATGTAGCTAGGCCCACCAGAGAGGAAcctaggggtggcatgccaGGGTCGGGGGTGAAACCATCTACATCTACACTAATGCATGCAGAATGGGCAATGGAcagaaggagctggaagccattgtgcagcagaaTAGCTATGATTTAGCTGCCATCACAGGGACATGGTGCGATGACTCTTATGACTGGACTGCTGCAATGGAaggctataagctcttcagaagggatagacaaggagggagaggtgatggggtggctctgtatgttagggagtgcttcGATTGCATAGAGCTTAGCAACTTtgatgataaggttgagtgcttatcGGTAAGGATGAgagggaaggccaacaaggcagatatcctgctgggggtctgttatagaccacccaagcAGGATTAAGGGGTAGATGAGctgttctacaagcagctggaagaagtaCCACAATCagttgcccttgttctagtggggggcttcaatttaccagatgtctgttggaaatacaacacagcaaagaagaaacaatCTAGGAGGATCCTGGAGTGggtggaagataacttcctcacacagctggtaagcGAACCTCCCAGCGGAGGTGCCTCACTTGATCTCCTGTTCACAACAGAGAAAGAGTgctgggagatgtggtggttggaggctgtttTGGACTTAGCGACCCAAGACATAGCAGGATAAATCCCCcttaatccaggaggaagcaatttatgacctgctgctccacctggacactcacaagtctatggggctggatgggatccacctgagagaaCTGAGGGAACTgtcagaggagcttgccaagccactctccatcatttaccagcagtcctggttaacaggggaggtcccagatgactggaggcttgccaatgtgatgcccatctacaagaagagacggaaggaggatctgaagaactacaggcctgtcagcttgaCCTCAGTACCAGCAAAGGTAATGGAGTGGCTCATGTTGtgtgagctcaccaagcatgtgcaggacaaccaggggatcaggcccagccagcgtgggttcatgaaa
The DNA window shown above is from Phalacrocorax aristotelis chromosome Z, bGulAri2.1, whole genome shotgun sequence and carries:
- the ABHD17B gene encoding alpha/beta hydrolase domain-containing protein 17B isoform X1 — its product is MNNLSFSELCCLFCCPPCPGKIASKLAFLPPDPTYTLMCDESGSRWTLHLSERADWQYSSREKDAIECFMTRTSKGNRIACMFVRCSPNAKYTLLFSHGNAVDLGQMSSFYIGLGSRINCNIFSYDYSGYGASSGKPTEKNLYADIDAAWVALRTRYGIRPENVIIYGQSIGTVPSVDLAARYESAAVILHSPLTSGMRVAFPDTKKTYCFDAFPNIDKISKITSPVLIIHGTEDEVIDFSHGLALFERCQRPVEPLWVEGAGHNDVELYGQYLERLKQFVSQELVNL